A region of Streptomyces paludis DNA encodes the following proteins:
- a CDS encoding dipeptide/oligopeptide/nickel ABC transporter permease/ATP-binding protein, with amino-acid sequence MTVPLLDPAAAPAGEPGSVPRRDKTLRRLLRDPVAVTCLALLALIALASVCAPLLTSHDPYRSNLSDALAPISADHPLGGDGVGRDILARLLYGARTSMLGTVLAAAIALAIGVPAGLLAGYYRGWFDGIAGWVSNLVMSIPAIILLLVVLGSVGQSTYLAMGVFGVLMAPGVFRLVRGSVNAVREELYVDAARVSGLPDARIVRRHVLPVIQAPVIILAAQMLGVGILIQSGLEFLGLGSASQPSWGSMLNDAFGNIYTEPLLLVWPGLAIAITVTASALLGNSLTDVLVNGGKRRTRRGDTPAAGDAPAEDDGVPASVPLGPLTGEELLVVEDLRVSYPKNTGTGSSTVVDGVSLTVRRGEVLGLVGESGSGKSQTAFSVLGLLPSTARITAGALVFDGTDLGTAGAGARGGVRGRRIAYVPQEPMSNLDPSFRIGSQLVEPMRRHLGLRAGEAREKALALLDRVGIADPARVYAAYPHQISGGMAQRVLIAAAISCDPDLLIADEPTTALDVTVQAEVLDLMRSLQKERDMGMILVTHDFGVVADICDRVSVMQNGRIVESAPADELFADPRHPYTRMLLESTLEDSEPRRPPGDDATTSPIEQGADA; translated from the coding sequence ATGACCGTCCCCCTCCTCGACCCCGCCGCCGCCCCGGCCGGCGAACCCGGCTCCGTACCGCGCCGTGACAAGACCCTGCGGCGGCTGCTCAGGGACCCCGTCGCCGTGACCTGTCTGGCGCTGCTGGCGCTGATCGCCCTGGCCAGCGTCTGCGCGCCGCTGCTGACCTCGCACGACCCGTACCGCTCGAACCTCTCCGACGCCCTCGCCCCGATCAGCGCCGACCATCCGCTCGGCGGCGACGGCGTCGGCCGGGACATCCTGGCGCGGCTGCTGTACGGGGCCCGGACCAGCATGCTCGGCACCGTACTGGCCGCCGCCATCGCCCTCGCCATCGGTGTCCCGGCGGGTCTGCTCGCCGGTTACTACCGGGGCTGGTTCGACGGTATCGCCGGCTGGGTGTCCAACCTCGTCATGTCCATCCCGGCGATCATCCTGCTGCTGGTGGTGCTGGGCTCGGTCGGCCAGAGCACGTACCTGGCCATGGGCGTCTTCGGCGTGCTGATGGCCCCGGGCGTCTTCCGGCTGGTCCGCGGCTCGGTCAACGCCGTGCGCGAGGAGCTGTACGTCGACGCCGCCCGGGTCTCCGGGCTGCCGGACGCCCGGATCGTACGGCGGCACGTCCTGCCGGTGATCCAGGCCCCGGTGATCATCCTGGCCGCGCAAATGCTCGGCGTCGGCATCCTCATCCAGTCCGGTCTGGAGTTCCTCGGTCTCGGCTCGGCGAGCCAGCCCAGCTGGGGATCGATGCTCAACGACGCCTTCGGCAACATCTACACCGAGCCGCTGCTGCTGGTCTGGCCCGGTCTGGCCATCGCGATCACCGTCACCGCCTCGGCGCTGCTCGGCAACTCCCTCACCGATGTCCTGGTGAACGGCGGCAAGCGGCGTACGCGGCGCGGGGACACCCCGGCGGCCGGGGACGCCCCCGCCGAGGACGACGGCGTTCCCGCCTCGGTCCCGCTCGGCCCGTTGACCGGCGAGGAACTCCTCGTCGTGGAGGATCTGCGGGTCTCGTACCCGAAGAACACCGGCACCGGCAGCAGCACCGTGGTCGACGGGGTCTCCCTCACCGTCCGCCGGGGCGAAGTCCTCGGCCTGGTCGGTGAGTCGGGCTCCGGCAAGAGCCAGACCGCCTTCTCCGTCCTCGGCCTCCTGCCGTCCACCGCCCGGATCACCGCGGGCGCCCTGGTCTTCGACGGTACGGATCTCGGCACCGCCGGGGCCGGCGCGCGCGGCGGTGTCCGGGGGCGGCGGATCGCGTACGTACCGCAGGAGCCGATGTCCAATCTGGACCCGTCCTTCCGGATCGGCTCCCAGCTGGTCGAGCCCATGCGCCGGCACCTGGGGCTGCGGGCCGGCGAGGCCAGGGAGAAGGCGCTGGCGCTGCTGGACCGGGTGGGCATCGCGGACCCGGCCCGGGTCTACGCGGCCTACCCGCACCAGATCTCCGGCGGTATGGCGCAGCGTGTGCTGATCGCCGCCGCGATCTCCTGCGACCCCGACCTGCTGATCGCGGACGAGCCCACCACCGCGCTCGATGTCACCGTGCAGGCCGAGGTACTGGATCTGATGCGCTCCCTCCAGAAGGAGCGCGACATGGGGATGATCCTGGTCACCCATGACTTCGGGGTGGTCGCCGACATCTGCGACCGGGTGTCGGTCATGCAGAACGGCCGGATCGTGGAGTCCGCCCCGGCCGACGAGCTGTTCGCCGACCCGCGGCACCCGTACACCCGGATGCTGCTGGAATCCACGCTGGAGGACAGCGAGCCCCGCCGCCCGCCGGGCGACGACGCCACCACCAGCCCGATCGAGCAAGGAGCCGACGCATGA
- a CDS encoding glycoside hydrolase family 43 protein yields the protein MSALNPLIPGFHPDPSVCRVGDDYYLACSTFEYLPGIPVFHSRDLAEWTLIGHVAERASQLAVAEVPTLGGAWAPTIRHHDGRFWCVVTDAMGRGSLIFTAERPEGPWSEGTVMRGVSGIDPDIVWDEDGTCYVTYSGLQLDTSAGSATHLGIQQVRMDPETGRALEEPRSLWSGTGLMFPEAPHLYRIDGHWYLMIAEGGTERGHSVSIARSDRPDGPFEGCPANPVLSARSTERPVQNTGHGDLVRAPDGSWLMVLLGMRPRGMTRAFSAMGRETFATALRWEDGWPVVDPVTLGEPRPEFRDRDELPGPALAPEWVAIRQEPSVVGDLAGRPGWVRLTAADGETGVEGSGDSADTAMDSPRPAFLGRRQLHERASFTALFDVGRGTGGLTLRMDEFHHYDIEAGAGQVRARARIGPVRQTWERPLTGDPGSVELRIITEPVGADGLERMGPDTVRLAFRTGGDGDGDDGGRDDGPGGGWQELAALDGRYIAAETAASFTGRVAGVYAAEGVVDVDWFAYTGQDNAR from the coding sequence ATGAGCGCCCTCAACCCGTTGATCCCCGGGTTTCATCCGGACCCGAGCGTCTGCCGGGTCGGGGACGACTACTACCTGGCGTGTTCCACCTTCGAGTATCTGCCCGGCATCCCCGTGTTCCACAGCCGGGACCTCGCCGAATGGACGCTGATCGGTCATGTCGCCGAGCGGGCCTCCCAGTTGGCGGTGGCGGAGGTGCCCACCCTCGGCGGGGCCTGGGCGCCGACCATCCGGCACCACGACGGCCGGTTCTGGTGTGTGGTCACGGACGCGATGGGCCGGGGCAGTCTCATCTTCACCGCCGAGCGCCCCGAGGGCCCCTGGTCGGAGGGGACCGTCATGCGCGGTGTCTCCGGCATCGACCCGGACATCGTCTGGGACGAGGACGGCACCTGTTATGTCACGTACTCCGGTCTGCAACTCGACACGTCCGCCGGGTCCGCCACCCACCTGGGCATCCAGCAGGTACGGATGGACCCGGAGACCGGCCGGGCGCTGGAGGAGCCCCGCTCGCTCTGGTCCGGTACGGGCCTGATGTTCCCCGAGGCCCCGCACCTCTACCGGATCGACGGCCACTGGTATCTGATGATCGCCGAGGGCGGCACCGAGCGCGGCCACAGTGTCAGCATCGCCCGCTCCGACCGCCCGGACGGGCCCTTCGAGGGCTGCCCCGCCAACCCCGTGCTCAGCGCGCGCAGCACGGAGCGCCCGGTCCAGAACACCGGCCACGGCGATCTGGTACGCGCCCCCGACGGCTCCTGGCTGATGGTGCTGCTCGGTATGCGCCCCCGGGGGATGACCCGGGCCTTCTCCGCGATGGGCCGCGAGACCTTCGCCACCGCGCTGCGGTGGGAGGACGGCTGGCCGGTGGTCGACCCGGTCACCCTGGGCGAGCCGCGCCCGGAGTTCCGCGACCGCGACGAGCTGCCGGGTCCGGCGCTGGCCCCGGAGTGGGTGGCGATCCGTCAGGAACCTTCGGTCGTAGGCGACTTGGCCGGGCGTCCCGGCTGGGTCCGCCTGACGGCGGCGGACGGCGAGACGGGCGTGGAGGGCTCCGGGGACTCGGCGGACACCGCCATGGACTCCCCCCGCCCCGCGTTCCTCGGCCGCCGCCAGCTGCACGAACGGGCCTCGTTCACCGCGCTGTTCGACGTCGGCCGGGGCACCGGCGGGCTCACCCTGCGGATGGACGAGTTCCACCACTACGACATCGAGGCGGGCGCCGGCCAGGTCCGTGCCCGAGCCAGGATCGGACCCGTCCGCCAGACCTGGGAGAGGCCGCTGACCGGCGACCCCGGTTCCGTGGAACTGCGGATCATCACGGAGCCGGTCGGTGCGGACGGTCTGGAGCGGATGGGACCTGACACCGTACGCCTGGCATTCCGTACGGGCGGGGACGGCGACGGGGACGACGGCGGCCGGGACGACGGTCCGGGCGGTGGCTGGCAGGAGCTGGCCGCGCTCGACGGCCGTTATATCGCCGCCGAGACCGCCGCCTCCTTCACCGGCCGGGTCGCCGGGGTGTACGCCGCCGAGGGCGTGGTCGACGTCGACTGGTTCGCGTACACCGGGCAGGACAACGCCCGATGA
- a CDS encoding ATP-binding cassette domain-containing protein yields MSAADPVTAAAGPLLTVEDLVVEYPGKGRGRAPFRALKGVSLSVRAGETLGLVGESGSGKTTLGRAILGLAPVTGGTIRYEGRVISGIGKKERRALSEDIQVVFQDPYTSLNPALTVNDILTEPLLVTGASAADANRRVRDLLDQVRLPADAGGRLPREFSGGQRQRIAIARALTRSPRIIVCDEPVSALDLSNRSRILDLFIEIQERTRVAYLFVTHDLSVVRHISHRVAVMYQGAIVESGDAATVTTAPDHPYTRRLLLAAPVPDPARQATRRAARHAAARAAVADAAASPVTEEAGDAA; encoded by the coding sequence ATGAGCGCCGCCGACCCGGTGACCGCGGCGGCCGGACCGCTGCTCACCGTCGAAGACCTGGTCGTGGAGTACCCCGGCAAGGGCCGGGGCCGGGCCCCCTTCCGCGCGCTCAAGGGCGTCAGCCTGAGCGTCCGCGCGGGGGAGACCCTGGGCCTGGTCGGGGAGTCCGGCTCCGGCAAGACCACCCTGGGGCGGGCCATCCTCGGCCTCGCCCCGGTCACCGGGGGCACCATCCGCTACGAGGGCCGGGTGATCTCCGGCATCGGCAAGAAGGAGCGCCGGGCCCTCAGCGAGGACATCCAAGTGGTCTTCCAGGACCCGTACACCTCGCTCAACCCGGCCCTCACCGTCAACGACATCCTCACCGAACCGCTGCTGGTCACCGGCGCCTCGGCGGCCGACGCCAACCGCCGGGTGCGCGATCTGCTGGACCAGGTACGGCTGCCGGCCGACGCGGGCGGGCGGCTGCCCCGCGAGTTCTCCGGCGGCCAGCGGCAGCGCATCGCGATCGCGCGGGCCCTCACCCGCTCGCCGCGGATCATCGTCTGCGACGAGCCGGTCAGCGCGCTGGACCTCTCCAACCGGTCCCGGATCCTGGACCTCTTCATCGAGATCCAGGAGCGCACCCGGGTCGCCTATCTCTTCGTCACCCACGATCTGTCGGTGGTCCGGCACATCAGCCACCGGGTGGCGGTGATGTATCAGGGGGCGATCGTCGAGTCCGGCGACGCCGCGACCGTCACCACCGCCCCCGACCACCCGTACACCCGCCGCCTCCTCCTCGCCGCGCCGGTGCCCGACCCCGCCCGCCAGGCCACCCGCCGGGCGGCCCGGCACGCGGCGGCGCGAGCGGCGGTGGCGGATGCCGCCGCGAGCCCCGTAACCGAAGAAGCCGGAGACGCAGCATGA